The sequence CGTCGATCTGGATTCTTGGCATGATGAATGCATCACCAGCCACCACCGTTATAGTACCCTTTCAGCCTGGAGCAGGGCAACCGATCAATGACAGTTATTTTGGCAAACTGCCAGCCGAACGCCTGATTATTGGTGAGAGATCGGCACTATTTAAAGCTGATGCGAACTACCGTAGCAAGATTGGCGTAGCACCTGCGCGCGCAACAAAGTGGCTGGGCAGTTATGATCCGGGAACAAAGACCCTTACACTTGTAACATACACATTTGATTCCAGCAATAAACAATACGTCAATTCTGCCTGGGAGCTTCAGAAAGAACCCTTTTCAGGTGATGTGCTCAACGCTTATAATGATGGGCCTATGAAACCAGGCCAGCCACAGATGGGGAAATTCTATGAGATGGAGTCATCTTCGCCCGCTGCTGCATTAGCACCCAGTCAGTCAATGCAGCATCAGCATACAACCATACATTTACAAGGACCGGAGAGTCAGTTAGATAAAATTTCGCAACGACTATTGCTTACCCGTTTGGAAACGATAGAGCAATAATGCGATTTCTCCGCATCTGTGGTCAGATTTAACCGGGTTATTGAAAAAATGATATCGCCCGGCTTTATAGTTTTATAAGCGATATGTTAAAATTAATTAAATGCATATTGAAATAGTTAAAAAATATGTTCTATAGATGCAGTAGATTCGGAATAGGTTTTTTATTTAAGAGCCAGTACTTAACCGTAATTATTATTTTATTTATGACCATTCTGACTGGGTATGCTCAATCAGGTAGTACGACCAAACCTGCCCTCAACCCGCCGGCAACCCCATTGTTGACCATTGATCCTTATTCGAGTGTATGGTCATTTAGTAACCAGCTTAACGGCGATGCAACTCGCCACTGGACAGGGCAACCGCAGCAATTAAATGGGTTGATTCGCGTTGATGGACGAACGTTTCGATTCATGGGTAATCCATCCTTTGCTGGTGAAACGATCGTTCCGTCTGCACAACGCCAGACTTATCAGGCTCGTTATGTGACCGATAAGCCAGCCTCCGAAAGCTGGACTAGCCCCGATTTCGATGATAGCCAATGGGCTACAGGAGAAGCTACGTTTGGAAGCCGGGATGGCGATCATACCAAATGGACAACCAATGATATTTATATCCGGCGAACTGTCACGCTGGATCAGGTACCTGATGGCCCGCTTGTCGTTGATGCTATTCAGAACGATAATTATGAGTTGTTCATCAATGGCGAACGGATGACCAAGGTGAGCGGTGTTTCGCCAATCTATCGGCTGACACCGACTAATCGCAAAGCGTCGGAGGTGTTGCGGAAAGGTCGGAATGTAATCGCTTTCCATAGTCAGAATTTGTCGGGTCCAGGTTTTGTCGATCTGGGGCTTGTTGAAGAGCGGATTCTGAACTATAAACCGGCCACACAAACCGGTCGACGGACAACGGCAACACAGTCTGAATACACTTTCTCGGTGGAGGGTGTTGAGCTAACGGTTACGTTCATGGCTCCTTTGCTCATGGATAATCTGGACGTCTTATCGAGACCTGTTCAGTATGTTAGCTACAGTGTACGATCGACCGATGGTAAGCAGCACGATGTACAGGTATATACTGATGCTTCGTCTGAACTTGCCGTTAATTCGCCTGATCAACTCGTAACCTGGCGCCGTGGTAAAGCCGGAAAGTTGGATTACATGCGTGTCGGTACAGCCGATCAGAAAATTTTGGGTAGGAAGGGCGATGATGTGCGGATCGACTGGGGGTATTTATATATCGCATCGACGACCGAGCCAGGCACGAATCGACGGATCGGGTCATTGGCCAGTGCATTGAACCAGTTTGAGCGCGAGGGACGTGTAACGGATATGCATGAACGCATGCCCCGCACCGTAAGCGATAGCCTGCCCGTTCTGGCCACCAGCATGGAATTGGGAAAAGTCGATAATAAACCAGTGGAGCGGCATTTGCTGATTGGGTATGATGATATTCAATCTGTGGAGTACTTCGGCAAACCGCTGAATGCCTGGTGGCGCCGATACACAAATGGGAACACATCCATTGAGCAAGCGCTACAGGATGCTGAAGTCGATTATACTAAATTAAAAAAGCAATGTGACGCGTTCGATAAGCAACTGTATGCTGATGCCTTGAAAGCAGGTGGCGCAGCCTATGCCGAGTTGTGTATTGTTGCCTATCGGCAGGCAATTGCAGCCCATAAACTGGTTGCTGGGCCAAACGGAGAAGCCTTCTTTTTCTCGAAAGAAAATTTCTCGAATGGCTCAATTGGCACTGTAGACGTAACCTATCCTTCAGCCCCGCTCTTTCTGATATATAACCCGCTATTATTGAAAGGGATGATGGAACCCATTTTTCAGTACTCTGAAAGCGGGAAATGGACCAAGCCCTTTGCTGCCCATGACGTTGGGACCTATCCGTTGGCGAATGGGCAAACATATGGTGAAGACATGCCGGTTGAAGAGTGCGGAAATATGTTGATTCTGACAGCAGCTATTGCCGCTGTCGAAGGGAATGCTACGTATGCCCGACAGCATTGGAAAACGCTGACAACCTGGACCGACTACCTGATTAAAGACGGTTTCGATCCGGCCAATCAACTCTGCACTGACGATTTTGCCGGCCATATTGCCCGCAACGCAAATCTATCGGTAAAAGCCATCATGGGCATTGCCAGTTATGGTTATCTGGCAGGTCGTCTGGGCGATAAAGCCCGTGAAAAGGAGTATATCGAGATGGCGCGCGACCTGGCCCGCAAGTGGATGAAACTCGCTGATAACGGGGATCACTATACCCTTACTTTTGAAAACGAAGGCACCTGGAGCCAGAAGTACAATCTGGTATGGGATAAACTGCTAAAACTGGACATTTTTCCTAAAGAAGTATCCCAGAAAGAAATTGCCTATTATCTAACAAAACAGCAACCATTTGGTCTACCTCTGGACAGCCGTAGAACATACACCAAATCAGACTGGATTATATGGACAGCTACACTGGCCGACCGCCCGGCCGATTTCGACGCGCTGATTGCACCTGTATTGCGGTTTGTGAACGAAAGCCCCGACCGGATTCCACTAAGCGACTGGCATGAAACCACCGATGGGAAGCATGTTGGTTTTCGGGCACGATCGGTTGTTGGCGGCTATTACATCAAAATGCTGGCAGAGAAACTAAAGTAAATAAGCGTTAATTCATTTTTTGTATATACAAGCACGAGATTTAAAAAAATACTAAAGTTACAGCGATGAATTAGTCAGCTTCACTAGCAATCAGGGAGGGCTGATTTGCGGGCACCTGTTTTTAGGATAAATTCGGATAAACTGAGCTAGTTGCCGAAAAAGAAAATTCAATGTTCGTTTCGTAATTGCTTAAGATTCCTGATCAATTTTTAAAGTTAACATGTTGAAAAATGGTCTCAGGCGCGTTGTGTTCAAACACTACGTTTTTGATCCCATTGGTCAATACATCTGTAACTGATCCGATTCAAATACATGTTTGCCTATCAACCCCTGTTGCATGGTAGTCAGCATGGCATTCGCGACTTTAGATGCTTCAACCCCTTTATATTTTGCTGGAATAAGAGGAGAAAACAACCGCATGGCACCTTCGGCCAGCCGTTCACCTAACCGATTTCCTCCCCGGTTTCCGAGGAGGAGGGAAGGTCGAAAAATCAATAATGACGGATAGTTCAGCGCTGTAAGATCGCGTTCTACTTCCCCTTTAACCCGATTATAAAAAAACGTTGAATTTGCATCGGCACCCATAGCAGTAACAATAGCGAATTGCTGAGCACCAGCAGCCAGACCTAATCGGGCAATATCCATTGGATACTGGTAATCAACTTTTCGAAAAACCTCCTTTGAACCTGCCTTTTTCATCGTTGTACCCAGGCAGCAGAAGATATCGTCGGCTTGGGTCAGTAGGCCATTGGGGTAGTCGAAATCGAATTGAACCTCCTGTAAGCGAGGGTGCTGCCAGTTTAACGACTTTCGCACCAGAACTTTAACTTTTTCATAGAGGGGAGAATCGACCAGTCGATGAGTAAGCAGGTCGCCGATAAGCCCCGTAGCACCAAGGACTATAGCTGTTTTAGGAGTAGGTGCAGTCATGTCAAAGAGGATATTTTTGCTAATTTAGTCGCTCATTGAGCAGTTGGAGATACTTAATGAAAAAACCTATTTTATGCACCACACCATCCATCGAACAACCATTCTTAGTCTGCTAACGGCGATTGGTTTACTATCGGCATTTCGCTTTATAAACAACGATGACTTTATAAAACAATTATTAGTTAAATTCCAGACTTATAACCAACAACGACCTCTCGAAAAAGTATATATCCATACAGACCGTGCTATTTATCTCACCGGTGAAACGATCTGGATGAAAGGCTATATTTTCGATGGGAATACTCACGGTATTGATACCATCAGTCGGGTGCTTTATGTGGATTTAGTCGATCCGTATGCCCGGCGTATTCGCCTTCGATCACAACTTCGGGCCACAACAAGTTATGCGCCTGGTCAGCTTGCTTTACCTGATTCGTTAGCGGCTGGAACATATCTGCTTCAGGCCTATACAAACTACATGCGCAACTTCCCGGAAGCTTATTACTTTACCAAAACACTGACGATTCTGCGGACGGATGGCGCAACTACAAAGCCTGCAAGTGCAGTAATAGTTAAGTCAAATCGACTGGATGTACAGTTTTTGCCCGAAGGAGGCCAATTGGTTGAGGGTTTAGAAGCAAGGGTAGCGTTTAAAGCGGTTAATGCATCGGGACATAACCAGACAGTTGAAGGGTTTGTGCTGAACGCAAAGAAAGATACGGTCACGGGTCTTTCCAGCACACATTTGGGTATGGGCTTTTTTACCCTTACTCCTGAAGTCGGCCAGACTTATACGGGATTCGTCAAACAGGCCGACGGATCGCTGGAGCCCTATCCATTACCAATTGTTCAGCCGCAGGGGGTGATCATGCAGGTAGATAATCTGAGTAATAAGGATCACATTCGGGTGTATCTGCGTCACAACAAAACCAGTGCTGACCCTGCGGCCATGATGACGCTTCTGGCTCAGACGCGCGGACGGGTGATTCAGGTTGCCAAAGTGCCTTTATCGAAAAAAGGCTCGCTGGTACAGCTACCTAAAGTTGATTTTCCCGAAGGAATCACCCAACTCACGCTTTTCGATGAAACAAATAAACCAGCCTGTGAGCGACTTGTCTTCGTTACAAAAAATGAGCAAATCAATATCGGTCTGTCGACCGACAAAGCATCCTATAAAAACCGCGAGAAAGTTGAGTTGACCATCTCTACAACGGATCCAGCAGGTAAGCCTGTGGCTGCTAATCTATCATTGGCCGCTCTTGACGCCCGACAGGCACCTGAAGTCGACTCGAATAGCGCCAGTATAGTATCGCATCTGTTGCTTTCATCGGACCTGACGGGTACGATTGAACAACCAGGTTACTACTTCAACTCCATCCATAAAGATCGCTGGCAGCAACTGGACTTGCTCCTGATGACGCAGGGATGGCGACGCTTTACCTGGACCGAAGTGCTGGGTGATACGATTCAGCCCGTTAAATACCATGTTGAACGCGGGTTATCGCTCACAGGTCGGGTGCTCCGGCCCAATCAGAAAGGAATTGCCAGTAAAGTGAAGTTGACGTTTGTCTTGTCCAGGCGTGATAGCACACGCGACTTTCTGACTGGCGATAGCGATGAGTCGGGTCATTTCGGCGCTTATGACCTTGATTTTACAGACACAACAACAGTATTGATTCAGGGTGTTAAGGGCAAAGCAAACCGTGATCTGGCTATTTCGCTCGATCAGTTACTGACTCCAACCGTTACCATCACACGCATACCGTATAATCCCCTTGAATTTAGGTCTGATGAATTGGCCGAATTCATTAGACGTACCAAAGAATATCAGGAAATAGAGCGGCAAATTCGCCGGAATGGAGAGGTATTGCTCCAATCTGTTACGGTAAAGGCGAAGAAGTTTCAGGAACATGACTCCCGAACGATTTATGGCACACCCGATGCCAGCATCAAATTCGATCAGATGAATACAGCTGGCCGAATGACCATTCTGGATGTGATTCAGGGGCGAATTGCGGGTGTGCAGGTAATTGGCAACGGTCTGAGTGCACGGGTACAGATTCGGGGGGCGGCTAATTTTAGTGGACCCGTTGAACCCTTGTTTGTACTGGACGGTATGCCTATGGATTTGCAGGCTGTGCTTGGTGTATCGGTGCAGGACGTTGATCGCATCGATGTGTTAAAGGGACCGTCGGCTGCTATTTATGGCTCTCGGGGGGCGGTGGTGTTATTTCTATTCTGACCAAACGGGGCGCTCCCGATTATGATCTAACGAAGGATGTACCGCCCGGAACGCTTTTGGCTAAATTGCCCGGTTATGCGCCCGTGAGGGAGTTCTATGCACCAAGGTACGATACTAAAAAGCCAGAACATGTCAGACCTGATTATCGCACGACTCTTTTGTGGGCACCGCTCATTCAGACGAATGCCGAAGGTAAAGCAACCGTATCATTTTATACGTCCGATGCTAAAACCAGACTCCGTTTACGGGCCGAAGGCGTAACAACGAGCGGTATGCCGGGTGTGGGGCAGCAAGTAATACAAACACAGTAAACCATCTGAACCGTAAATAGCTGACTAGTGCTAAATAATTATGAATTTATCGGAAAAATTATAGTATCAGATTACAGGATAAATTAGATCTATAGTCTGATACTATATTAAAGAATTGTTATAAATTATTAAACTACAAAGTATCGCCGAAACACTGATACTTTTCGAAAAGTATCAACCATCTCATTGTGGTTTTTATAGATCTTTAATCTAGCCTTTAGCCATATTATTTTTAAATCAATTGCATTGGTATCCGATGCGCTAAGTACTAGTATTGTTTTTTTTGCTATGGTAAAAAGTAAATAAAACCCACGAAGTGAAAAATTTACTAGTAACATCAGCCTAAAGACAATTAAATTATTTGTGTTTATGGTCAGGTGAATTTTATAAGGCTCTAATACGATATATGCAAGAGCATTTTCATTTAGAAGCTCTACATAATAATTCCAGGTGGTACGGACTTTTGGAATAAAGTGCTTAAATTGAAGACGATTATCATAGTAAATGGAATAACCAGCCAGGGCGATTGCATAGCATAATTCCATGTCTCCTCCAGTGCTAAGTTTGGTTCCTTTTCGATCAGTAAGTGAGAATTCGAATCCAGCCAGGCGAAGTGTTTCATAGGCTGATTTACGAATAATACACCCTGCACCATATATTCCATACGAACGTACCATTCGTGATCTGTATACCTGAGTTCCGCCTGCATGAATTGGATAGTTAATAGTCCATGCAGGTGGGGGGATTTCGTATATTAAATTGCCATGACCGCCCAGTACGCCAATAATTGGATGGCTCTCCATAATTTTATAGGCAGTGCTAACATAATCATTGTCTAACCAGTTATCATCGTCGCA comes from Spirosoma aureum and encodes:
- a CDS encoding oxidoreductase; amino-acid sequence: MTAPTPKTAIVLGATGLIGDLLTHRLVDSPLYEKVKVLVRKSLNWQHPRLQEVQFDFDYPNGLLTQADDIFCCLGTTMKKAGSKEVFRKVDYQYPMDIARLGLAAGAQQFAIVTAMGADANSTFFYNRVKGEVERDLTALNYPSLLIFRPSLLLGNRGGNRLGERLAEGAMRLFSPLIPAKYKGVEASKVANAMLTTMQQGLIGKHVFESDQLQMY
- a CDS encoding glycosyltransferase — translated: MQNGVSIVICTYNGASRLEPTLRHIAQQNVPSDVNWEVLLIDNASTDGSARIAEELWSLHECTIPFRVLHQSIKGLSYARDMGFSEAQYEYILMCDDDNWLDNDYVSTAYKIMESHPIIGVLGGHGNLIYEIPPPAWTINYPIHAGGTQVYRSRMVRSYGIYGAGCIIRKSAYETLRLAGFEFSLTDRKGTKLSTGGDMELCYAIALAGYSIYYDNRLQFKHFIPKVRTTWNYYVELLNENALAYIVLEPYKIHLTINTNNLIVFRLMLLVNFSLRGFYLLFTIAKKTILVLSASDTNAIDLKIIWLKARLKIYKNHNEMVDTFRKVSVFRRYFVV
- a CDS encoding TonB-dependent receptor plug domain-containing protein, which translates into the protein MHHTIHRTTILSLLTAIGLLSAFRFINNDDFIKQLLVKFQTYNQQRPLEKVYIHTDRAIYLTGETIWMKGYIFDGNTHGIDTISRVLYVDLVDPYARRIRLRSQLRATTSYAPGQLALPDSLAAGTYLLQAYTNYMRNFPEAYYFTKTLTILRTDGATTKPASAVIVKSNRLDVQFLPEGGQLVEGLEARVAFKAVNASGHNQTVEGFVLNAKKDTVTGLSSTHLGMGFFTLTPEVGQTYTGFVKQADGSLEPYPLPIVQPQGVIMQVDNLSNKDHIRVYLRHNKTSADPAAMMTLLAQTRGRVIQVAKVPLSKKGSLVQLPKVDFPEGITQLTLFDETNKPACERLVFVTKNEQINIGLSTDKASYKNREKVELTISTTDPAGKPVAANLSLAALDARQAPEVDSNSASIVSHLLLSSDLTGTIEQPGYYFNSIHKDRWQQLDLLLMTQGWRRFTWTEVLGDTIQPVKYHVERGLSLTGRVLRPNQKGIASKVKLTFVLSRRDSTRDFLTGDSDESGHFGAYDLDFTDTTTVLIQGVKGKANRDLAISLDQLLTPTVTITRIPYNPLEFRSDELAEFIRRTKEYQEIERQIRRNGEVLLQSVTVKAKKFQEHDSRTIYGTPDASIKFDQMNTAGRMTILDVIQGRIAGVQVIGNGLSARVQIRGAANFSGPVEPLFVLDGMPMDLQAVLGVSVQDVDRIDVLKGPSAAIYGSRGAVVLFLF
- a CDS encoding glutaminase family protein, yielding MTILTGYAQSGSTTKPALNPPATPLLTIDPYSSVWSFSNQLNGDATRHWTGQPQQLNGLIRVDGRTFRFMGNPSFAGETIVPSAQRQTYQARYVTDKPASESWTSPDFDDSQWATGEATFGSRDGDHTKWTTNDIYIRRTVTLDQVPDGPLVVDAIQNDNYELFINGERMTKVSGVSPIYRLTPTNRKASEVLRKGRNVIAFHSQNLSGPGFVDLGLVEERILNYKPATQTGRRTTATQSEYTFSVEGVELTVTFMAPLLMDNLDVLSRPVQYVSYSVRSTDGKQHDVQVYTDASSELAVNSPDQLVTWRRGKAGKLDYMRVGTADQKILGRKGDDVRIDWGYLYIASTTEPGTNRRIGSLASALNQFEREGRVTDMHERMPRTVSDSLPVLATSMELGKVDNKPVERHLLIGYDDIQSVEYFGKPLNAWWRRYTNGNTSIEQALQDAEVDYTKLKKQCDAFDKQLYADALKAGGAAYAELCIVAYRQAIAAHKLVAGPNGEAFFFSKENFSNGSIGTVDVTYPSAPLFLIYNPLLLKGMMEPIFQYSESGKWTKPFAAHDVGTYPLANGQTYGEDMPVEECGNMLILTAAIAAVEGNATYARQHWKTLTTWTDYLIKDGFDPANQLCTDDFAGHIARNANLSVKAIMGIASYGYLAGRLGDKAREKEYIEMARDLARKWMKLADNGDHYTLTFENEGTWSQKYNLVWDKLLKLDIFPKEVSQKEIAYYLTKQQPFGLPLDSRRTYTKSDWIIWTATLADRPADFDALIAPVLRFVNESPDRIPLSDWHETTDGKHVGFRARSVVGGYYIKMLAEKLK